One genomic window of Campylobacter fetus subsp. fetus includes the following:
- a CDS encoding lytic transglycosylase domain-containing protein: MKFLLKFSIFTAFIAVFLDAGVISYEQIKQAPKGLAKDYYIYRYINESKKATPNEIKTLRTEIYRYSGKLKKDIESIIGPLKERVVDCRGVNANNIIDANATCQKMVLSVKFLQTMSKDKRDELAFKFKDGSPELANFIIGFDAPNPVKYYMDTNDTVSYFKFYNTSNNKEKFLNDNNITSSFIPHLSSNWQFKTLINDAVINKKFDNFRLSLLNISPQFASSEIAFLLGINAIIFNKDDLALEFFKSAAKTSKFASQRDNANFWIYLITKDKSILKTISKSSDINMYSLYAREFSGGGKIKIVVPDPSTKTLLNYDYTDPFVWQKTLNKVAKMSQSELIRYGVRFFTKSTLGEYSYIMEKAHNYKLHFYPTPFMEHIGTNDVKRQALILALARQESRFVPSAVSTSYALGMMQFMPFLANHIGKELGISNFDQDDMFKPEIAYKFANYHLDYLEKYLINPIFIAYAYNGGIGFTKRMLQRGDLFSQNSEYKRYEPFLSMELVPYAESRTYAKKVLANYIIYLAILNSNTKISQFFENLMIPGVGEKFRLNLQTAQN; this comes from the coding sequence TTGAAATTTCTACTAAAATTTAGTATATTTACAGCTTTTATAGCTGTTTTTTTGGATGCCGGAGTTATAAGTTACGAGCAGATAAAACAAGCTCCAAAAGGACTTGCAAAAGATTATTATATCTATAGATACATAAATGAGAGTAAAAAAGCTACTCCAAACGAGATAAAAACTCTTAGAACCGAAATTTATAGATACTCGGGAAAGCTTAAAAAAGATATAGAATCGATCATAGGACCTTTAAAAGAGCGAGTTGTTGATTGTAGAGGCGTAAATGCAAATAATATAATAGATGCTAACGCTACTTGTCAAAAGATGGTTTTGAGCGTTAAATTTTTACAAACTATGAGTAAAGACAAAAGAGACGAGTTGGCTTTTAAATTTAAAGACGGTTCTCCCGAGCTTGCAAATTTTATTATAGGTTTTGATGCCCCAAATCCAGTGAAGTATTATATGGATACAAATGATACTGTAAGTTATTTTAAGTTTTATAATACAAGCAACAATAAAGAGAAGTTTTTAAACGATAACAATATAACCAGTTCATTTATACCGCACTTATCTAGTAATTGGCAATTTAAAACTCTTATAAATGACGCCGTGATCAACAAAAAATTTGATAATTTTAGGCTGTCTTTATTAAATATATCGCCGCAGTTTGCTAGTTCTGAAATAGCGTTTTTGCTTGGGATAAATGCTATTATTTTTAATAAAGACGATTTAGCGCTTGAGTTTTTCAAAAGTGCGGCAAAGACTTCTAAATTTGCTAGTCAAAGAGATAACGCGAATTTCTGGATATATCTTATTACAAAAGATAAGTCTATCTTAAAAACCATATCAAAAAGCAGCGATATAAATATGTATAGTTTGTATGCAAGAGAGTTCAGCGGTGGAGGCAAGATAAAGATAGTTGTTCCAGATCCGAGCACAAAAACTTTGTTAAATTATGACTATACAGATCCGTTTGTTTGGCAAAAAACATTAAATAAAGTAGCAAAAATGAGCCAGAGCGAGCTTATTAGGTATGGGGTTAGATTTTTTACTAAAAGTACTCTTGGCGAGTACAGTTATATAATGGAAAAAGCTCATAATTATAAACTTCATTTTTATCCGACTCCGTTTATGGAGCATATCGGCACAAATGATGTTAAAAGGCAAGCTCTCATATTAGCATTAGCAAGGCAGGAAAGCCGTTTTGTACCAAGTGCGGTTTCGACTTCTTACGCTCTTGGTATGATGCAGTTTATGCCGTTTTTAGCAAATCATATAGGAAAAGAGCTGGGTATTTCAAATTTTGATCAAGATGATATGTTTAAGCCTGAGATTGCATATAAATTTGCGAATTATCATTTGGATTATCTGGAAAAATATCTTATAAACCCTATTTTTATAGCTTATGCTTATAATGGAGGGATAGGATTTACAAAACGTATGCTTCAAAGAGGAGATCTATTTAGTCAAAATAGCGAATATAAAAGATACGAGCCATTTTTATCTATGGAGTTAGTTCCTTACGCCGAGAGTAGAACATATGCTAAAAAAGTTCTTGCAAACTATATCATATATCTTGCTATTTTGAATTCCAATACAAAGATTTCGCAATTTTTCGAAAATTTAATGATACCTGGAGTGGGCGAGAAGTTCCGTTTGAATCTACAAACCGCTCAAAACTAA
- a CDS encoding DUF2325 domain-containing protein, protein MSVLVIGADEITPIKAVLRDLGASSIEHWDARNENRVNRKPIPQNTECVIMLTSFLNHNTMKKIKGEAKKRNIPIVCAKRSVSCVFCEYCKVFGLDKEFGCQGSK, encoded by the coding sequence ATGTCAGTATTAGTAATAGGCGCAGATGAAATAACGCCGATAAAAGCTGTTTTAAGAGATTTAGGTGCTAGTAGCATTGAGCATTGGGATGCGAGAAATGAAAATAGAGTAAATCGTAAACCGATTCCTCAAAATACTGAATGTGTTATTATGTTAACTAGCTTTTTAAATCATAATACGATGAAAAAGATCAAAGGCGAAGCTAAAAAGCGCAACATTCCTATAGTGTGTGCTAAAAGAAGCGTAAGCTGCGTTTTTTGTGAATATTGCAAAGTATTTGGACTAGATAAAGAGTTTGGTTGCCAAGGCTCAAAATGA
- the fldA gene encoding flavodoxin FldA, with amino-acid sequence MTGIIYGSSMGNTEEAANLIAANLGIDEVLNIADTDAATINGFDKLIIGSSTWGSGDLQDDWDSFDFDKLEVSGKTIALFGMGDSSSYSDTYCNAMGILYEKLSQKGANIVGAISTDGYEFDESEAVKDGKFVGLALDADNDSDKTEDRIKAWVEIIKPNFS; translated from the coding sequence ATGACAGGTATAATTTATGGTAGCAGTATGGGAAATACTGAAGAAGCAGCAAATTTAATAGCTGCAAATCTAGGCATTGACGAAGTTCTAAACATCGCCGATACTGATGCGGCTACGATAAATGGCTTTGATAAGCTTATCATCGGTAGCTCTACTTGGGGAAGCGGAGATTTACAAGATGATTGGGATAGCTTTGATTTTGATAAGCTTGAAGTTAGCGGCAAAACCATTGCTCTTTTTGGTATGGGAGATAGCTCAAGCTATTCAGATACATACTGTAATGCTATGGGAATATTATACGAAAAATTATCTCAAAAAGGCGCAAATATAGTAGGTGCTATATCTACAGATGGCTATGAATTTGATGAAAGTGAAGCCGTAAAGGATGGTAAATTCGTAGGACTTGCGCTAGATGCGGATAATGATAGCGATAAAACCGAAGATCGCATAAAGGCTTGGGTAGAGATAATAAAACCCAACTTTTCATAG
- the luxS gene encoding S-ribosylhomocysteine lyase, translated as MPLLDSFKVDHTIMNAPGVRLAKVMNTPKGDKITVFDLRFCKPNIEILPQKGTHTLEHLFAGFMRDHLNNNDVEIIDISPMGCRTGFYMSLIGTPSWEMVAKAWEESMKDILNVKSQDDIPELNKYQCGTCTLHSLDEAQDIARNILAKGVGYIDNEAIKLDMSKI; from the coding sequence ATGCCATTACTTGATAGTTTTAAAGTAGATCATACCATTATGAATGCACCAGGAGTTCGTTTAGCTAAGGTTATGAATACTCCAAAAGGTGATAAAATAACTGTTTTTGATCTTAGATTTTGCAAGCCGAATATTGAAATTTTACCGCAAAAAGGTACGCATACTTTAGAGCATCTGTTTGCCGGATTTATGAGAGATCATTTAAATAATAACGACGTTGAGATAATAGATATATCCCCTATGGGCTGTAGAACCGGATTTTATATGAGTCTTATAGGTACACCGTCTTGGGAGATGGTAGCAAAAGCATGGGAAGAGTCTATGAAAGATATATTAAACGTAAAATCTCAAGATGACATTCCGGAGTTAAATAAATATCAGTGCGGAACATGCACATTGCACTCTTTAGATGAAGCTCAAGATATTGCTAGAAATATTTTAGCTAAAGGTGTCGGATATATAGATAATGAAGCTATAAAGCTAGATATGAGTAAGATTTAG
- the ung gene encoding uracil-DNA glycosylase produces the protein MTIDLAKVKIEDSWKEVLKDEFLSSYFLEIKFNLINALKNGKVYPPSNLIFNAFNLTPFDKVKVVILGQDPYHNEGEAMGLSFSVPKGVRVPPSLANIYKEIKDDLGIIEPNCGDLSYWAKQGVLLLNATLSVGARMANSHSNFGWQIFSDAVIKNISEKKTGVVFMLWGNYARAKANLIEANKHLVLTAAHPSPLARGAFFGSRHFSKCNNYLIKNGQTPIDWDLNNYTLN, from the coding sequence ATGACTATTGATTTAGCTAAAGTTAAAATCGAAGATAGCTGGAAAGAAGTATTAAAAGACGAATTCCTAAGTTCGTATTTCTTAGAAATTAAATTTAATTTAATAAACGCACTAAAAAACGGCAAAGTATATCCTCCAAGCAACCTCATATTTAACGCATTTAATCTAACACCATTTGATAAAGTTAAGGTAGTTATATTAGGACAAGATCCTTATCATAACGAAGGAGAAGCAATGGGACTTAGCTTTTCTGTGCCAAAAGGCGTAAGAGTGCCACCAAGTTTAGCAAATATATATAAAGAGATAAAAGACGACTTAGGTATAATAGAACCAAATTGCGGCGATCTATCATACTGGGCAAAACAAGGGGTTTTGTTGCTAAATGCGACATTGAGCGTTGGGGCTAGAATGGCAAATTCGCATTCTAATTTCGGCTGGCAGATATTTAGCGATGCCGTTATAAAGAATATCAGCGAGAAAAAAACAGGTGTGGTGTTTATGCTTTGGGGGAATTATGCAAGAGCGAAAGCAAACCTGATAGAAGCTAATAAACATCTAGTACTAACAGCAGCTCACCCGAGTCCGCTTGCACGTGGAGCATTTTTTGGCTCACGTCACTTCTCAAAATGCAATAATTATCTTATAAAAAACGGTCAAACTCCGATTGATTGGGATTTGAACAACTATACGTTAAACTAA
- the rplT gene encoding 50S ribosomal protein L20, whose translation MARVKTGVVRRRRHKKVLKLARGFYSARHKHFRKAKEQLERSLVYAFRDRRAKKRDFRRLWIIRINAACRLNDISYSRFMNGLKKANIALDRKVLANLAMNDAAAFAAIVAEAKKAL comes from the coding sequence ATGGCAAGAGTTAAAACAGGCGTAGTAAGAAGAAGACGCCATAAAAAAGTTCTAAAACTAGCTCGCGGTTTTTACAGCGCTAGACATAAACATTTTAGAAAAGCAAAAGAACAATTAGAAAGAAGTTTAGTTTATGCATTCCGTGATAGACGTGCGAAAAAACGTGATTTCCGTCGCTTATGGATCATCCGTATCAACGCAGCTTGCAGACTAAATGATATCAGCTATTCAAGATTTATGAATGGTCTTAAAAAAGCAAACATAGCATTAGACAGAAAAGTTTTGGCAAATTTAGCTATGAATGATGCGGCCGCATTTGCTGCTATCGTAGCAGAGGCTAAAAAAGCTCTATAA
- the rpmI gene encoding 50S ribosomal protein L35, which translates to MPKMKSVRGAAKRFKVGKNKIKRGSAFRSHILTKKPSKRMRDLRQSQYVDSTNVSAVKKMLCI; encoded by the coding sequence ATGCCAAAAATGAAATCTGTTCGCGGTGCAGCTAAGCGCTTTAAAGTTGGTAAAAATAAGATAAAAAGAGGCTCAGCATTTAGAAGCCATATCTTAACAAAAAAACCAAGTAAGCGTATGAGAGACCTTAGACAATCTCAATATGTAGATAGTACTAATGTTTCAGCCGTTAAAAAAATGCTTTGTATATAA
- a CDS encoding Fe(3+) ABC transporter substrate-binding protein has translation MKKRVLFLGLLASAMLASEVNLYTARHYDADQKIYDAFEKKTGIKVKATQAKASELIKKLEIEGASSSADLFITADVGNLYSAKQKGVLQKVNSEYLEKTIPQNLRDSDSQWFAVTKRARVIVYSKDRFDPAKMGLKNYEDLGNSNLKGKLLIRSGTAGYNTTLIASLIAHNGEEKTLELSKNIVSNFARAPKGGDRDQIKAIFAGEGDVALVNTYYIGLMLNSPKANDVDAAKSIGIIFPDQDSYGTHVNISGVALTKASKNRENAIKFMEFLLSPEAQEIITNINYEYPVNKDVKPSQTTANFGEFKADEISLSKVSENIKKAVFLVDQAGWK, from the coding sequence ATGAAAAAAAGAGTACTGTTTTTAGGACTTTTAGCAAGCGCTATGTTAGCTAGTGAAGTAAATTTATATACCGCGAGACACTATGATGCAGATCAGAAAATTTACGATGCATTTGAGAAAAAAACAGGTATAAAAGTAAAAGCAACTCAAGCAAAAGCTAGTGAGCTTATCAAAAAACTTGAGATTGAGGGAGCTAGCTCATCTGCTGACCTTTTTATAACTGCCGATGTTGGGAATTTATACTCTGCAAAGCAAAAAGGCGTACTTCAAAAAGTAAATTCTGAATATTTAGAAAAAACCATACCGCAAAATCTAAGAGACAGCGACTCACAATGGTTTGCCGTGACAAAAAGAGCTAGAGTTATAGTTTATTCAAAAGATAGGTTTGATCCTGCTAAAATGGGACTTAAAAATTATGAAGATCTAGGAAATTCAAATTTAAAAGGTAAACTGCTTATAAGAAGCGGAACGGCTGGGTACAACACAACTCTTATCGCCTCTTTAATTGCGCATAATGGTGAAGAAAAAACCCTTGAACTATCTAAAAATATCGTATCGAATTTTGCTAGAGCTCCAAAAGGAGGCGATAGAGATCAGATCAAAGCGATATTTGCCGGCGAGGGAGACGTAGCTCTTGTTAATACGTATTATATAGGTCTTATGCTAAACTCACCAAAAGCAAATGACGTAGATGCTGCAAAGAGCATAGGCATCATTTTTCCTGATCAAGATAGCTATGGTACTCACGTAAATATCAGCGGTGTTGCGCTTACAAAAGCTAGTAAAAATAGAGAAAACGCAATTAAATTTATGGAATTTTTGCTAAGTCCTGAAGCCCAAGAAATAATAACAAATATCAATTACGAATATCCGGTAAATAAAGACGTAAAACCGAGTCAAACTACTGCTAATTTCGGTGAGTTTAAAGCAGATGAAATCTCTTTAAGCAAAGTTAGCGAAAATATCAAAAAAGCCGTATTTTTAGTAGATCAAGCCGGTTGGAAATAA
- a CDS encoding ABC transporter permease has product MKILKLGAIFVALVIVFPLFFIFIEMFFGDFSLLNHFSKYLLSGYIKDTFLLLFGVLVSTITIACISAYLVVNYKFPFSRFFEFALVLPLAIPAYIFSFAYVGLMDYNGEFMKVFGFRIDMMNIWGAIFVISLSLYPYIYMFAKTSFKTGSKTVFELAKIYNINGFMTFFKISLPLARPAIFGGAMLVAMETLSDYGTAAYYGVNTFSAGIFKVWYDLDDSYLASFLAGILMVIVFFIMFAEYLNKKSYSFNNNTSLSLKPANLSKIAKFFAFLWCFTLFMIAFALPFYWLVYWSIFGDVKFDAGFIKMASNSLFIAILASVLIAAVGLFLTFSSRFFVSKLIKTMVLRCSSLGYALPGASVGVCVMIVFGYIDRNFGTSLLSSSFVVLMFGYLVRFMTASIYALDSGYSKISKFIDDASKVMKISLWNMFFKVHLPLLKHFILLAFTLAFVDIVKELPLSLILRPFEFETLSIRAFFYATDERLYSAALPSLLIVLISLCAVVFVEVYAHKKSKQSI; this is encoded by the coding sequence GTGAAAATACTTAAATTAGGGGCGATTTTTGTCGCCCTAGTTATCGTTTTTCCTCTATTTTTTATATTTATAGAGATGTTTTTCGGTGATTTTTCGCTTCTAAATCATTTTAGTAAATATCTGCTTTCGGGATATATAAAAGATACTTTTTTACTCTTATTCGGTGTTTTGGTATCCACTATCACAATAGCTTGTATAAGTGCGTATTTGGTCGTGAATTATAAATTTCCATTTAGTAGATTTTTTGAGTTTGCTCTTGTGCTTCCTTTGGCAATCCCTGCTTATATATTTAGTTTTGCTTATGTGGGGCTTATGGATTATAATGGCGAATTTATGAAAGTTTTTGGATTTCGCATAGATATGATGAATATCTGGGGTGCGATTTTTGTGATAAGCTTATCGCTATATCCGTACATCTATATGTTTGCTAAAACTAGTTTCAAAACGGGAAGTAAAACGGTATTTGAGTTGGCAAAAATTTACAATATCAATGGATTTATGACATTTTTTAAGATATCTTTGCCTCTCGCAAGACCTGCTATTTTTGGTGGAGCTATGCTAGTAGCCATGGAAACTTTGAGCGATTATGGAACGGCGGCTTATTATGGAGTAAATACTTTTAGTGCCGGAATTTTTAAGGTTTGGTATGATCTTGATGATTCATATCTGGCTAGTTTTTTGGCTGGAATTTTAATGGTTATAGTATTTTTTATTATGTTTGCAGAATATCTTAATAAAAAATCCTATAGTTTTAACAATAATACTTCTCTTAGTCTAAAACCTGCAAATCTCTCAAAAATAGCTAAATTTTTTGCGTTTTTATGGTGTTTTACACTATTTATGATAGCTTTTGCTTTGCCTTTTTACTGGCTTGTTTATTGGTCGATTTTTGGTGACGTGAAATTTGATGCGGGTTTTATTAAAATGGCTTCAAACTCACTATTTATCGCTATTTTAGCTTCTGTTTTGATAGCTGCTGTAGGGCTATTTTTGACATTTTCATCAAGATTTTTTGTTTCAAAACTGATAAAAACTATGGTTTTAAGATGTTCGTCTCTTGGGTACGCGCTTCCTGGAGCTAGTGTTGGAGTTTGCGTTATGATAGTTTTTGGTTATATAGATAGAAATTTCGGCACGAGTTTACTCTCAAGTAGCTTTGTGGTGCTGATGTTTGGATATCTTGTGCGCTTTATGACTGCTAGTATTTACGCTCTTGATAGTGGTTATTCAAAGATTTCTAAATTTATAGATGACGCGTCTAAAGTTATGAAAATTAGCCTTTGGAACATGTTTTTTAAAGTGCATTTACCGCTTTTGAAACATTTTATTTTGCTAGCTTTTACTTTAGCTTTTGTAGATATAGTAAAAGAGCTTCCTCTGAGTTTGATTTTACGTCCATTTGAGTTTGAAACTCTAAGTATTAGAGCGTTTTTTTACGCGACTGATGAGAGACTTTATTCTGCCGCGTTGCCAAGTTTGCTTATAGTTTTGATATCATTATGCGCTGTTGTTTTTGTAGAAGTTTATGCTCATAAAAAGTCCAAACAGAGTATTTAA
- a CDS encoding efflux transporter outer membrane subunit encodes MRKTALILLIGAFVAGCSLKPDMIEIQQTYEYKFDVYSINEKWWESFGDEKLNSLISQALKNNSDLLIALNNIEQAKINLNLANVELFPNINLNGEATKNRSSGETYMGQDNKKYNAFSLNTALSYEIDLWGRVRDSANASEAIFKATKYDYDSAMLSIASTTANTYFMLISLKEQENILNETLNTYEETLTYRQKELNAGAIDELTYYQAQAAVHSAKTQLIGIQTQIAQTNSALSVLVGKNLNDILYQSIDSPNTLPTMPEVPSGISSDVLLHRADIASSLERLKASNFLVGVARTAWLPQLSLTGIFGFSSDEFNRFFVNNANIWSVGGSIMMPLLDFGRTKNRVELANLEQNASFLSYDKAVKTAFGEIRTALDTRKNSVLKEQSMQDLVKSQTKVYDLSKARYDDGYSTHLEFLDSQRNLLSARLSLAQSKLDVATSVVDVYKSLGGGFNYKEDNLNLGNPKTAQK; translated from the coding sequence ATGCGTAAAACAGCACTTATTTTACTAATAGGAGCATTTGTAGCAGGATGCTCTTTAAAACCTGATATGATAGAGATACAACAAACATACGAGTATAAATTTGATGTTTATAGTATCAATGAAAAATGGTGGGAGAGTTTTGGGGATGAAAAACTAAACTCTCTCATCTCTCAGGCCCTTAAAAACAACAGCGATTTATTGATAGCTTTAAATAATATCGAACAAGCTAAAATCAATCTAAATTTAGCTAACGTTGAGCTATTTCCAAATATAAATTTAAACGGTGAAGCAACCAAAAACCGCTCAAGCGGTGAAACATACATGGGGCAAGATAATAAAAAATACAACGCATTTAGCCTAAATACGGCTCTTAGCTACGAGATAGATCTTTGGGGCAGAGTAAGGGATAGCGCAAATGCAAGCGAGGCCATCTTCAAAGCTACAAAATACGACTATGATAGCGCGATGTTAAGCATAGCGAGTACTACAGCAAATACATATTTCATGCTAATATCGTTAAAAGAGCAAGAAAATATACTCAATGAAACTCTTAATACCTATGAAGAAACGCTCACCTATAGACAAAAAGAGCTTAATGCAGGAGCTATAGATGAACTTACGTATTATCAAGCCCAAGCAGCAGTGCACAGCGCTAAAACTCAACTTATAGGTATCCAAACTCAAATTGCACAAACAAATTCTGCTCTAAGCGTGTTAGTAGGTAAAAATTTAAATGATATTTTATATCAGAGCATAGACTCTCCTAACACTCTTCCGACTATGCCAGAAGTTCCAAGCGGTATAAGTTCGGATGTTCTTTTGCACAGAGCAGATATAGCTAGTTCATTAGAAAGACTTAAAGCTTCAAATTTCTTAGTTGGAGTAGCTAGAACGGCTTGGCTACCTCAATTGTCGCTTACTGGAATTTTTGGATTTAGTAGCGATGAGTTTAATAGATTTTTTGTAAATAACGCAAATATATGGAGCGTAGGTGGAAGTATTATGATGCCTCTGCTTGATTTTGGAAGGACAAAAAATAGAGTTGAACTTGCAAACTTAGAGCAAAATGCTAGTTTTTTATCATACGATAAAGCCGTAAAAACTGCATTTGGCGAGATAAGAACCGCTCTTGATACAAGAAAAAACTCAGTTTTAAAAGAACAAAGCATGCAAGATTTAGTAAAATCTCAAACAAAAGTTTATGACTTATCAAAAGCCAGATATGATGATGGATATAGCACTCATCTTGAGTTTTTAGACTCGCAAAGAAATCTTTTATCGGCAAGACTCAGCCTAGCTCAATCAAAATTAGACGTCGCTACTAGCGTAGTTGATGTGTATAAATCTCTTGGCGGAGGATTTAACTACAAAGAGGATAATTTAAATTTAGGAAACCCTAAAACTGCTCAAAAATGA